The Williamsia sp. DF01-3 genome has a window encoding:
- a CDS encoding ABC-F family ATP-binding cassette domain-containing protein: MITATDLEVRAGVRTLLSAPGPALRVQPGDRIGLVGRNGAGKTTTMRILAGEGEPYAGSVTNSGEIGYLPQDPREGDLEVIAKDRVLSARGLDTLLRDLEKQQALMAEAVDDKVLDKAVNRYGQLEDRFSALGGYVAESEAARICNSLGLPDRVLAQPLKTLSGGQRRRIELARILFAASDGSGGKSGTTLLLDEPTNHLDADSIGWLRGFLQNHDGGLIVISHDVELLADVVNRVWFLDAVRGEPDIYNMGWKKYLDARATDEQRRKRERANAEKKAGALRVQAAKMGAKATKAVAAQNMLKRAERMLDNLDEERVADRTAKIRFPEPAPCGKTPLMASGLTKMYGSLEIFAGVDLAIDRGSRVVVLGLNGAGKTTLLRLLAGTEKAEHGTLEPGHGLKIGYFAQEHDTLDDNASVWDNIRHAAPDAGEQDLRGLLGAFMFTGPQLDQPAGTLSGGEKTRLALAGLVSSAANVLLLDEPTNNLDPISREQVLDALRSYKGAVVLVTHDPGAAAALDPQRVILLPDGTEDHWSAEYQELIELA, encoded by the coding sequence GTGATCACGGCAACCGACCTCGAGGTACGCGCGGGCGTACGCACCCTACTGAGCGCCCCTGGTCCGGCGCTACGGGTGCAACCCGGTGACCGCATCGGATTGGTCGGTCGAAACGGCGCCGGCAAGACCACGACGATGCGAATACTGGCCGGCGAAGGCGAACCCTACGCCGGTTCGGTGACCAACAGCGGCGAGATCGGATATCTCCCTCAGGATCCCCGGGAAGGTGACCTGGAGGTCATCGCCAAGGACCGTGTCCTCTCCGCGCGGGGTCTGGACACGCTGCTGCGCGACCTCGAGAAACAGCAGGCGCTGATGGCCGAGGCCGTCGACGACAAGGTGCTCGACAAAGCTGTCAATCGGTACGGACAGCTGGAAGACCGTTTCTCGGCGCTCGGCGGTTACGTCGCAGAATCCGAGGCGGCCCGCATCTGCAACAGCCTCGGCCTTCCCGACCGGGTGCTGGCGCAGCCCCTCAAGACGTTGTCCGGCGGTCAGCGGCGAAGGATCGAGCTGGCCCGCATCCTGTTCGCCGCCTCGGACGGCAGCGGCGGCAAATCGGGCACCACCCTGTTGCTCGACGAACCGACCAACCACCTCGACGCCGACTCGATCGGCTGGCTACGCGGTTTCCTACAGAACCACGACGGTGGACTCATCGTGATCAGTCACGATGTGGAATTGCTCGCCGACGTGGTGAACCGGGTGTGGTTCCTCGACGCGGTACGCGGCGAGCCCGACATCTACAACATGGGATGGAAGAAGTACCTCGACGCGCGGGCGACCGACGAACAGCGCCGCAAGCGTGAACGTGCAAACGCCGAGAAGAAGGCGGGCGCACTGCGGGTGCAGGCGGCCAAGATGGGCGCCAAGGCAACCAAAGCCGTTGCGGCCCAGAACATGCTCAAGCGCGCCGAACGCATGCTCGACAACCTCGATGAAGAGCGGGTTGCCGACCGGACCGCGAAGATCCGGTTCCCCGAGCCGGCACCCTGCGGCAAGACGCCGCTGATGGCGTCGGGCCTGACGAAGATGTACGGATCGCTGGAGATCTTCGCCGGTGTGGACCTCGCCATCGACCGCGGAAGCCGGGTGGTGGTGCTCGGGCTCAACGGCGCAGGCAAGACCACGTTGCTGCGTTTGCTGGCGGGCACCGAGAAGGCCGAGCACGGCACACTCGAACCCGGCCACGGACTCAAGATCGGCTATTTCGCGCAGGAGCACGACACCCTCGACGACAACGCGAGCGTGTGGGACAACATCCGTCATGCGGCGCCCGACGCCGGCGAGCAAGATCTACGTGGCCTGCTCGGCGCGTTCATGTTCACCGGGCCCCAGCTCGATCAGCCCGCGGGGACACTCTCCGGCGGCGAGAAGACCAGGTTGGCACTCGCCGGGCTCGTCTCGTCGGCGGCGAATGTCCTGCTACTCGACGAACCGACGAACAACCTCGACCCGATCTCGCGGGAACAGGTGCTCGACGCGCTGCGGAGCTACAAGGGCGCGGTGGTGCTGGTCACCCACGACCCGGGTGCCGCGGCAGCGCTCGACCCGCAACGGGTGATCCTGCTGCCAGACGGTACCGAGGACCATTGGTCCGCCGAGTACCAGGAGCTCATCGAACTAGCCTGA
- a CDS encoding AMP-binding protein yields MFPGNFVATTPDKVAVVRPATGESITYAELDRRSTQVAHYLRDDLGLGRGDNVSIVSNNDIRVLVIYWAAVRSGMYVTAINNHLTPDEVNYILGDCSAVALFASAEVADAVSAADQVPGVTHRIAWGGDIPGFESFDEILANASDEPLTDQPRGQDMLYSSGTTGRPKGIKVPLQDGQVNEIPDPYTAVFSLLYGFDQDCVYLCPAPLYHAAPLRYCGMVNSVGGTIVLMDKFDAEGALGLIDEYRVTHSQWVPTMFIRMLKLPEDVRAKYDVSSMKIAIHAAAPCPPEVKQAMIKWWGPVIHEYYASTEGAGATFINSEEALTHPGSVGKPLLGVVRICDDDGNELPTGEIGTVFWERDELPFEYHNDPEKTKSAQHPEHPAWTTSGDVGYVDAEGFLYLTDRKSFMIISGGVNIYPQEAENVLIGHPDVFDVGVIGVPDPDLGEVAKACVQLEPGVNPSPELGRQMIDFVRERLAHYKAPKSVDFVDELPRTPTGKLVKRELQKNYV; encoded by the coding sequence ATGTTCCCGGGCAATTTTGTCGCCACCACCCCTGACAAGGTCGCCGTTGTGCGACCGGCGACCGGTGAGTCGATCACCTACGCCGAGCTCGACAGGCGATCGACCCAAGTCGCCCACTACCTGCGTGACGACCTCGGCCTCGGCCGCGGCGACAACGTTTCCATCGTCTCCAACAACGACATCCGGGTGCTCGTGATCTATTGGGCGGCAGTGCGTTCGGGGATGTACGTCACCGCGATCAACAACCACCTCACACCCGACGAGGTCAACTACATCCTCGGCGACTGCAGCGCGGTCGCCCTGTTCGCCTCCGCCGAGGTGGCCGATGCGGTCAGCGCCGCGGATCAGGTGCCCGGAGTGACGCACCGAATCGCCTGGGGTGGCGACATACCGGGCTTCGAGTCGTTCGACGAGATCCTCGCCAACGCCTCCGACGAGCCCCTGACCGACCAGCCCCGCGGTCAGGACATGCTGTATTCGTCCGGTACCACCGGCCGGCCCAAGGGCATCAAGGTACCGCTGCAGGACGGGCAGGTGAACGAGATCCCCGACCCGTACACGGCGGTGTTCTCGCTGCTGTACGGGTTCGACCAGGACTGTGTGTACCTGTGCCCCGCTCCGCTGTATCACGCTGCGCCGCTGCGTTATTGCGGCATGGTCAACTCCGTCGGGGGCACGATCGTGCTGATGGACAAGTTCGACGCCGAAGGTGCGCTCGGCCTGATCGACGAGTACCGGGTCACCCACAGCCAGTGGGTGCCCACGATGTTCATCCGCATGCTCAAACTGCCCGAGGACGTCCGCGCCAAATACGACGTCAGCAGCATGAAGATCGCAATCCATGCGGCGGCGCCGTGTCCTCCCGAGGTCAAGCAGGCCATGATCAAGTGGTGGGGACCGGTGATCCACGAGTACTACGCCTCCACCGAGGGTGCCGGCGCCACATTCATCAACAGCGAGGAAGCCCTGACCCACCCCGGTTCGGTGGGCAAACCCCTGCTGGGAGTGGTCCGCATCTGCGACGACGACGGCAACGAACTGCCCACCGGCGAGATCGGCACGGTCTTCTGGGAACGCGACGAACTGCCGTTCGAGTATCACAATGATCCAGAGAAGACGAAGTCTGCGCAGCACCCCGAGCACCCGGCCTGGACAACAAGCGGCGATGTCGGTTACGTCGACGCGGAGGGTTTCCTCTATCTCACCGACCGTAAATCGTTCATGATCATCTCCGGCGGAGTGAACATCTACCCGCAGGAAGCCGAGAACGTCCTCATCGGCCACCCTGACGTCTTCGACGTCGGCGTGATCGGGGTGCCCGACCCAGATCTGGGTGAGGTCGCCAAGGCATGCGTCCAGCTCGAGCCGGGCGTGAACCCGTCCCCTGAGCTGGGTCGGCAGATGATCGACTTCGTGCGGGAACGCCTTGCGCATTACAAGGCACCCAAGTCGGTCGACTTCGTCGACGAACTCCCCCGCACGCCCACCGGAAAACTGGTGAAGCGCGAACTGCAGAAAAACTACGTCTGA
- a CDS encoding TetR/AcrR family transcriptional regulator, which translates to MPKVSQDHLEARRRQILDGARRCFAEFGYDGATVRRLEEATSLSRGAIFHHFRDKEALFLALAHEDAERMADVAANEGLVQVMRDMLNHPEEFDWLGTRLEIARKLRTDAAFRSGWKERSAELESATLARLERQRTAGRLRDDLPTRVLVAYLDLILDGLTTRLASGAATDDLHAVLDLVEESVRRTR; encoded by the coding sequence GTGCCCAAGGTAAGCCAAGACCACCTGGAAGCCCGGCGACGTCAGATCCTCGACGGTGCGCGCCGTTGTTTTGCCGAGTTCGGTTACGACGGCGCCACCGTGCGTCGGCTCGAGGAGGCAACCTCCTTGTCCCGGGGAGCGATTTTCCATCACTTCCGGGACAAGGAGGCGCTCTTCCTCGCGCTGGCGCACGAGGACGCCGAGCGAATGGCCGACGTGGCCGCGAACGAAGGTCTTGTCCAGGTGATGCGCGACATGCTCAACCATCCCGAGGAGTTCGATTGGCTGGGAACACGTCTGGAGATCGCCCGTAAGTTGCGCACCGACGCGGCGTTCCGTTCTGGCTGGAAGGAACGTTCCGCCGAGCTCGAGTCGGCCACACTGGCTCGCCTCGAGCGGCAGCGGACAGCCGGACGGTTGCGCGACGATCTGCCCACACGCGTTCTGGTGGCCTATCTCGATCTCATCCTCGACGGGCTCACCACCCGGCTGGCATCGGGTGCCGCGACCGACGATCTGCACGCGGTTCTCGACCTCGTGGAGGAATCGGTCCGCCGTACCCGCTGA
- the acnA gene encoding aconitate hydratase AcnA, which yields MSIDSFGARGTLTVGENSYEIFRLNAVEGTDKLPYSLKVLAENLLRTEDGANITKDHITAIANWDATADPSIEIQFTPARVIMQDFTGVPCIVDLATMREAVKELGGDPNKVNPLAPAEMVIDHSVIIEAFGNAQAFERNVDIEYQRNGERYQFLRWGQGAFDDFKVVPPGTGIVHQVNIEHLARSIMVRPNADGVQQAYPDTCVGTDSHTTMENGLGVLGWGVGGIEAEAAMLGQPISMLIPRVVGFKLTGETKPGVTATDVVLTITEMLRKHGVVGKFVEFYGKGVSAVPLANRATIGNMSPEFGSTCAMFPIDEETMKYLRLTGRSEEQLALVEAYAKEQGMWLDADTEPVFSEYLELDLNGVVPSIAGPKRPQDRIGLWDAKTAFRKDIYNYVENGDSAHHTQLDETVEESFPASDPATLQFADDGADLPRSQQEILSAAKGAEGRPTKPVEVETENGKMVLDHGIVSIASITSCTNTSNPSVMLGAGLLARNAVEKGLTSKPWVKTSMAPGSQVVTGYYEKAGLWPYLEKLGFFLVGYGCTTCIGNSGPLPEAISKAINENDLTATAVLSGNRNFEGRINPDVKMNYLASPPLVIAYALAGTMDFDFESDPLGNDTDGNPVYLRDIWPSGEEIEQTITDSISPEQYASDYADVFKGDERWQNLPTPDGKTFEWDEDSTYVRKPPYFEGMQRDPEPVTDIKGARVLAKLGDSVTTDHISPASTIKPGTPAAQYLDSKGVERKDYNSLGARRGNHEVMIRSTFGNIRLQNQLLDGVSGGYTRDFTQDGAPQSFIYDAAQNYAAQKTPLVVLGGKEYGTGSSRDWAAKGTSLLGVRAVITESFERIHRSNLIGMGVIPLQFPEGESHGSLGLDGTEVYDISGIEELNNGAVPQTVKVTATKDDGSTIEFDAKVRIDTPGEAEYYRNGGILQYVLRSMLKS from the coding sequence ATGAGTATCGATTCCTTTGGCGCCCGCGGCACGCTGACGGTCGGTGAGAACTCGTACGAGATCTTCCGTCTGAACGCTGTCGAGGGAACCGACAAACTCCCCTACTCCCTCAAAGTTCTCGCCGAGAACCTGCTTCGCACCGAGGACGGCGCGAACATCACCAAAGACCACATCACCGCGATCGCGAACTGGGACGCCACCGCCGACCCCAGCATCGAGATCCAGTTCACGCCTGCGCGCGTGATCATGCAGGACTTCACCGGCGTGCCGTGCATCGTCGACCTCGCCACCATGCGCGAGGCAGTCAAGGAGCTCGGCGGCGATCCGAACAAGGTGAACCCGCTCGCTCCGGCGGAGATGGTGATCGACCACTCGGTGATCATCGAGGCCTTCGGTAACGCCCAGGCCTTCGAGCGCAACGTGGACATCGAATACCAGCGCAACGGCGAGCGCTACCAGTTCCTGCGCTGGGGCCAGGGCGCGTTCGACGACTTCAAGGTCGTCCCGCCCGGCACCGGCATCGTGCACCAGGTCAACATCGAGCACCTCGCACGCTCGATCATGGTCCGGCCGAACGCCGACGGCGTACAGCAGGCCTACCCCGACACCTGCGTCGGCACCGACTCGCACACCACCATGGAGAACGGCCTCGGCGTTCTCGGCTGGGGCGTCGGTGGCATCGAGGCAGAGGCAGCCATGCTCGGCCAGCCCATCTCGATGCTCATCCCCCGCGTGGTCGGCTTCAAGCTGACCGGCGAGACGAAGCCGGGCGTGACCGCCACCGACGTGGTGCTCACCATCACCGAGATGCTGCGTAAGCACGGCGTGGTCGGCAAGTTCGTCGAGTTCTACGGCAAGGGTGTCTCGGCGGTCCCGCTGGCCAACCGCGCCACCATCGGCAACATGAGCCCGGAGTTCGGCTCCACGTGCGCGATGTTCCCGATCGACGAAGAGACCATGAAGTACCTGCGGCTCACCGGTCGTAGCGAGGAGCAGCTCGCGCTCGTCGAGGCCTACGCCAAAGAGCAGGGCATGTGGCTCGACGCAGACACCGAGCCGGTCTTCTCCGAGTACCTCGAACTCGACCTGAACGGCGTGGTTCCCTCGATCGCGGGACCGAAGCGTCCGCAGGACCGGATCGGACTGTGGGATGCCAAGACGGCATTCCGCAAGGACATCTACAACTACGTCGAGAACGGTGATTCGGCGCATCACACCCAGCTCGACGAGACGGTGGAAGAGAGCTTCCCGGCTTCTGACCCGGCCACTCTGCAATTCGCCGACGATGGCGCCGATCTGCCGCGCAGCCAACAGGAGATCCTCTCCGCGGCCAAGGGGGCAGAGGGACGGCCGACCAAGCCTGTCGAGGTGGAAACCGAGAACGGCAAGATGGTCCTCGACCACGGCATCGTGTCGATCGCCTCGATCACCAGCTGCACGAACACCTCGAACCCCTCGGTGATGCTCGGTGCCGGCCTCCTGGCCCGCAACGCCGTGGAAAAGGGTCTGACGTCCAAGCCGTGGGTGAAGACATCGATGGCCCCGGGTTCGCAGGTCGTCACCGGGTACTACGAAAAGGCCGGTCTCTGGCCGTACCTGGAGAAGCTCGGCTTCTTCCTGGTCGGCTACGGATGCACCACGTGTATCGGTAACTCCGGCCCGCTGCCCGAGGCGATCTCCAAGGCCATCAACGAGAACGACCTGACCGCCACCGCGGTGTTGTCGGGTAACCGCAACTTCGAGGGTCGCATCAACCCCGATGTGAAGATGAACTACCTGGCCTCGCCACCGTTGGTCATCGCTTACGCACTTGCGGGCACGATGGACTTCGACTTCGAGTCCGATCCCCTCGGCAACGACACCGACGGAAACCCCGTCTACCTCAGGGACATCTGGCCGTCGGGTGAGGAGATCGAGCAGACCATCACGGACTCGATCTCACCCGAGCAGTACGCATCCGATTACGCAGACGTCTTCAAGGGCGACGAGCGCTGGCAGAACCTGCCCACCCCGGACGGCAAGACGTTCGAGTGGGACGAGGACTCCACCTACGTGCGTAAGCCTCCGTACTTCGAGGGCATGCAGCGAGATCCCGAGCCCGTCACCGACATCAAGGGTGCACGTGTGTTGGCCAAGCTGGGCGATTCGGTCACCACCGACCACATCTCACCTGCATCCACCATCAAGCCGGGCACTCCTGCCGCCCAGTACCTGGACTCCAAAGGTGTTGAGCGTAAGGACTACAACTCGCTCGGTGCCCGACGCGGAAACCACGAGGTGATGATCCGGTCGACGTTCGGCAACATCCGTTTGCAGAACCAGCTGCTCGACGGTGTCTCCGGCGGCTACACCCGCGACTTCACCCAGGACGGTGCGCCGCAGTCGTTCATCTACGACGCTGCGCAGAACTACGCGGCCCAGAAAACCCCTCTGGTGGTGCTCGGCGGCAAGGAATACGGCACCGGATCGTCTCGTGACTGGGCGGCAAAGGGCACCTCGCTGCTCGGTGTGCGTGCGGTCATCACCGAGAGCTTCGAACGTATCCACCGGTCGAATCTCATTGGTATGGGCGTCATCCCGCTGCAGTTCCCCGAGGGTGAGTCACACGGCTCGCTCGGCCTGGACGGCACCGAAGTGTACGACATCAGCGGCATCGAAGAGCTCAACAACGGCGCCGTTCCGCAGACGGTGAAGGTGACGGCCACCAAGGACGACGGCAGCACCATCGAGTTCGATGCCAAGGTTCGCATCGACACGCCCGGTGAGGCAGAGTACTACCGTAACGGCGGCATCCTGCAGTACGTCCTGCGCAGCATGCTCAAGAGCTGA
- a CDS encoding DUF6676 family protein, translated as MAPTPSLTIIPPDVNLPELQAGLADDGVVAPPEMTPRILQVVAEAKDKGYDVHFVVTDKVYPRITYYRDIATELQQDTGGTVIVLGGNYVGSASDEFSRVQLEQATDNLTISNPPVAAEQMVDRMTEQTQVPWTVVTVVLIAVVAVGAVVARKLQLRKGTPTEADPATVHTAAESSATPRAGGSSATDV; from the coding sequence GTGGCACCCACGCCGAGCTTGACCATCATCCCGCCGGATGTGAACCTGCCCGAGCTGCAGGCCGGACTGGCCGATGACGGAGTCGTGGCGCCACCGGAGATGACCCCGCGAATCCTGCAGGTTGTCGCCGAGGCGAAGGACAAGGGCTACGACGTGCATTTCGTGGTGACGGACAAGGTGTATCCCCGGATCACGTACTACCGCGACATCGCCACCGAATTGCAGCAGGACACAGGCGGCACCGTCATCGTTCTCGGCGGCAATTACGTCGGTTCGGCAAGTGACGAGTTCAGCCGAGTGCAATTGGAACAGGCCACAGACAATCTGACGATTTCGAATCCGCCCGTCGCAGCCGAGCAGATGGTGGACCGGATGACCGAGCAGACCCAGGTTCCGTGGACCGTTGTCACGGTCGTGCTGATCGCCGTGGTCGCCGTGGGCGCGGTGGTGGCCCGCAAGCTGCAGTTGCGCAAGGGAACTCCCACCGAGGCCGATCCGGCGACCGTGCACACCGCCGCTGAGTCGTCGGCCACGCCGCGCGCCGGCGGCTCTTCTGCCACTGACGTTTGA